The sequence below is a genomic window from Acidobacteriota bacterium.
TGCTTTCTGTGATGTTACAGAACCGAACCCTCTTCGACATCAACCGAATGAATGGAAAGAACATCCAGGCAGATAAATCGTCGGGTACCACCCGACAATTTAGTGCTTGACATTACGTGGGAAGTCCCAAGATACTCCCACCGGCGCTCCGACGGCCTCCGCGCCGCACTCCCCATCGGTCCATTCAGATTGAACTGACGGGGTTCGGGCGTGCGTCGGGTGGGGGCGATCTTCATCCCCGTCAGGGGATGAATCTGTGTAGAACCGGCGGGAGTTTTGGTCTGTCCCCGCCTCGCGCGCCGCCGGGGGTGGATCGTGCCGCGGGGCGCCATCTCGGGCCGGCGGCGCGCGGGGCGGAGGAAACGTGGCCCCCCCAAAGCTACAAATGTTCGCCCCCTACGGGGGCGGGGCCCGTCGACCGTGGTGCGAACGCTGGTGACCCGCCGGGCTCTTCAGAAACAGATTCGCAACACGCACAAAAACAGAGGGTGCGAAATGTGGTTTCTGGCCGATTGGGCGGCGAGGGCGCCGGCCCGGGTTAGAGGCGGGCGCGGATGCCCTCCGCCGCTTTCCGGGGGGACATGATCCCGAACTGGAAAAGGAGCGTTTCCCCCGATTTCAGCCGGATCTCCAGCGCCTTCTGGAAAAAGGAGCGCTTGAGGACCGCGGCGTCCCCGATGCCGCCGAAGGGGATGACGAGGTGGTCGTCCAGCGTTCTGAAAGGTTGCGCGTGCGAAAGGCGTAAAAACGCCCTGTTGATCAGGGTGGCGGCGTTTTCCTCCAGCGACAGGCCCGCCTGGAAGTGGACGGCGGCGTTGGTCAGGTAGAGCTTGCCGGTGATCTTGGCGGAGTTCGGGGACGGGTCCCCCACGAAGACCGACCACTGCCCCAGGATCGACTCGCCCGGCTGCAGCCAGGTCTCGGCCATGGTTCCCTCCTTGCCCGAAAGCTCGGGCCCCGGATGCACCAGGGGCCCCACCCTCAGGATAGCGCGCGGGGCGGCCGGCCGCAACCATTTCGACGGCGGGCCCGCGCCCTTTTCAAACGGAAATCGACGTCTTGCGGTCCCCGTGCGGAAAATCCTGCACGCCCCGCGTCAACCTGGGCGACAATGAACGGGAGACGACATCCTGTTTCGACGGGGAGGAGACGATCATGAAAACGAGGCCAGGAACAGCCGGTCGGGACCGGGTCCCGGGTTTTGGGGCGGCGCTTTTCGGCCTGTTCGCGCTGTGGGCGCTCGGGGCGCCCCCGGCCGGGGCGGGGCCGTTGCCGAGCCCGCCCCCCGGGGAAGCGGCCCCGGGTTTCGAGGGGCGCTGGGACACCACCTACGGCCCCATGACCCTCGTCCGGGACGGCGACCGGGTCACCGGGTCCTACGTGTTCGGCGAGGCCCGCTGCACCCTCGAGGGGACCGTGGAGAAAGGGAAGTTCGTTTTCACCTACCGGGAGCCGTCCGCGTCGGGGGAAGGGTGGTTCGCGCTCTCGGCGGACGGGACGTCCTTCGCCGGCCAGTGGCGGGAACGGGAATCGGAGGCCTGGTTCCCCTGGACGGGGCGGCGGGGGGACGGCGCCGCCCGGGGGTTCGAGGGGCTCTGGGACAGCCGATACGGGCGCATCCGCCTGGTGGGCGAGGAGGGGAATCACCTTCGCGGCTGCTACGCCGCCCCCGACGGGTCGTCGTCGGAGGGGACCCTGGAGGGCGCCCTGGACGGGCGCAGGTTGAGTTTTCGCTACACCGAGGCGATGGCGAAGGGGGAGGGCTGGTTCGAACTCGCTCCCGACGGGTCGGGATTCACGGGGAAATGGCGGGCGGACGGAAGCGACAGATGGTCGGCGTGGGACGGCACCCGGGTGACGCCGGTCGCCGGCCGGAAGTGGCTGGTGGTGGTGGAGGCGAACTGGGAGCCGCGCCTGGGGGAGCGCGAGTACAGCTTCGGCGCCATGCTCAAGGCGTTCTTCCAGCGCTCGCCCAACGTCCGGGTGCGGCACCGCTTCTTCCGGGACGAGGCGGACGTCCGCTGCTGGCTTTCCGACGTGGCCTACCTCGCCGAGCCGGTGGTGGTGGTCCTCTCCAGCCACGGGCAGCCGGACGGCGTCCCCGCCGGCGGGGTGACCCTGGGCCCGAAGGTGTTCGCGGAGGCCCTGCGCTTTGCCCCGAACGTGGAACTGCTTCACTTCGCCTCCTGCCTGACCCTCAGCGAATCCTTCGGACGAGACCTCCTGGGGCGGCTGGCGCCGGGGGTGTCCTTCCCGGTTTCCGGCTACGCCACCTCGGTGGACTGGGGGGCCAGCGCCGTGCTGGAATTCCTGTACTACGACCTGGTCCTGGCCCGCGACCTGGACCCCGCGGAGGCCGCCCGGCAGCTGAGGGCCCTCGTGAGCTTCGCCGGCGACCGCGACGTGCCCGGCGCCCCCTTCGCCTCCGCCGGTTTCCGTTTCCTGCCGCCGAAACGGAAATGACGGCCTGCAGGAGGTTTGCGCGGCCCCATCGCGATAGCGGTCCGCGAGAATGATCCGCCGGCGCCCCCGGAACCGATCACCAGCCCCCTCCGCCTTTCGACAAAATGCCCGGGGAGATGAACCCCGGCCCCCTACCGGTTTCCAATATCTTGAAAAACGCCGCGGGAAAACCCGGGTGTAAACTGTTCCGGAGGGAAATGCCCATGACGCGATCGTTCCTGGGGATGACGGTGGGCAGGACACAGATGGGCGGGAACGAGGTGGTCTGCATCCTGCGCCGCCCGGCCCGGTGAAACGAGCCGGGGAAACGGACCCGGGCCGCCGGGCGAGGGTCCGGCTTCACTGCCCCCCGGCGAAGAGGGCATGGTTCTGGGTTTTCCACGCCGGGTCCACCGTGCCGAGGGAGGCGCTGCCGGCATAGCCGCCGGCATCGACGTACCAGACCCCGAGGGCGCCGGCCGGGGCGTGCCGCCAGAGGACGTCGCTCCGCCGGTCCCCGTCGAAGTCGCCGATCCCCGCCACCTGCCAGTCCGGGTCCGCGATGCCGCCGAGGTAGCCGGCCCCCTTCACGCCCGCCGCGTCCATGAACCACAGGGACAAATCGCCGGTGTTCTCGTGGCGCCAGAAGAGGTCCGCCCGGCCGTCGCCGTCGGCGTCCCCCAGGCCGATCACCTTCCAGGCGGGGTCCACCGTTCCGAGGCCCAGGCCGCCCCGGTAACCGGTCTCGTCCACGTACCAGACCGAGAGTTCTCCGGTGGGGGCGTAACGCCAGAGGAGGTCCCCCTTCCGGTCGGCGTCGAAGTCGGCCACGCCGGTCACCTTCCAGTCGGTGCTGTCGACCCGGCCGATGTTCCCGGGGGCGCGGTAACCGTTCCCGTCCAGCAACCAGAGGGACACGGTGCCGGACGGGACGTGCCGCCAGTAGAGGTCGGCCCGGCCGTCGCCGTCGGCGTCCGACAGCCCCCCGATCTGCCAGTCGGACCCGACCGCCCCCAGCCACGTGTCCCCGAGGCAGCCGGACGCGGACTCGAACCACAGGACGAGGTCGCCGGTCGTCCCGCTCTGCCAGAGGATGTCCGCCCGGCCGTCGCCGTCGATGTCGCCGAGGCCCGCCACCCGCCAGTCGGGCCCCGGGGCCGAACCGGCGAAAAAGGAACCGGTCACGCCGGCGGGGGCGAGGAGCCAGCCCGACAGGGCGCCGGAGGTGTCATTCCGCCAGAGGACGTCGGAGACGTCGTCGAAGTTGAAGTCCGCCACGGCGGGGTCGAGGGTCTTGACCACCACCCCGGCGTCCGCCGGCGTCAGGGCGCCGAAGGTGGCCGTCACGGTAAGGTCGGCCGGGGCGGCGGCGAAGGAAAGGTCGTCGAAAACGGCGAGCCCGGCCGTGGCGGTCCTTACCGGGGTCCCGCCCAGGGTCCCCGCGGACGGGGTGAGGGTGACCTCGCCGGTGTCGGCGGTCCGGTTGCCCCAGGGGTCGGCGGTCTCGACCCCGAAGGCCGGCCAGGTCAAGCCGGTCGTGACGGGCGTGACCGGCGGCGGCGACCAGCGGAGGCGGCTCGCCGCCGCGGGGCCCACCGTCACCGCCAGGGCGCGGCCGGGGTCGCTGCCGGTGGACAGGCTCCCGTCGTCGGCCTGGACCACGGCGGGCCCGGCCTTGTACAGCGTGAGGGCGGCGGTGGCCCGCCCGTCCGTGAACGTCAGGACCGTGCCGCTGCCGAAGGGGACGTCCGTCCCGTTCCTGTCGGTGACGGCGGGAGGCGTGACGGGGTCGGGCGAGGCGGCCGCACCGGAGAAGACCAGGGTCTTGTCGCCGGCGTAACCCGTGGCGGTCTTCCCGTACTGGTTGATGGCGGTGACGGTCAGGGCCCCGCCGGCCCCGGCGGTCGGGTTCGCCGCCCCGGCCAGCGCCAGGTGGTGCGGGTCGCCGGGGACGCCGACGGCCTGGATCACCACCGTCGGCGTGTAGTACAGGCCGGGGCAGGCGGAGGACGGCTGGAAGTCGATCACGGCCCGGAAGCCGTCGCCCAGGGCCGCCAGGGCGATCTCGAAGGCCCGTTCCTCCGTGGCGGCGTCGGCGCCGACGACGAAGACGGCCTGGTCGTTCAGGCCGCCTCCGCTCACCACGAGGCAGGGGTGCCGGGAGCCGTCGCAGAAGCTCTGCAGGGAGATCTGGCGGAGGGTCACGAGCCTCCAGTCCGCGGCCGAACAGGTGCCGGGCGTCGCCGCGGCGGACCCCACCGCCACGGATGCCCAGAGAAGAAAGCGTCGCGCCGTCAGGGTCCTCATGGTTTCCGCCTCCCGGTTCCAGTGCCCGCCCTCAGGGGACGGGGATGTCCTGAAGGGCCACCGTCGGGGTGAAGTAAACATCCGGGGTCCCCGAGAGCTGACGGTTGACGACGGCCCGCCGCCCGCACCGAAGCGCGGTCAACCCCAGGCGGAAACCCCAGTCGTCCAGCGTGGCGCTCTCACCGAGGATGTAGATGTTGTAGTAAGACGAACCATCCTCGGTCACGGACAGGCAGGGCCGATGGACGCCGTCGATGTAGTGCAGGGTCTGGACCTGCAACACCGTCACCGCACGCCAATCCGCGGCGGGCGCCGGACGAACCGCGGCGCCCTGGCCGGGGGGCCCGACGACGGCACCGCCGATCCCTGCCGTGACGGGCGGTGGGGCCGGAGGGGCCGGCAGGGCGGCCGCCGTCCCTGGCCGGGCCCCGGCGACGGGGACGTTCTGCACGGCGAAGAAGGAGGAGTAGCAGGGAGAAGTGCCCTGGAGGTCGATGACCCCGTAAAATCCCTTTTCCAAGGCGGTGACGGCCATCCGGAGCATCTGCTCCTCCTCGGCGGTGGTGGACCCGATGAGGTAGACATCGGCTGGTGACGGGAGGTCCGGGCCCGTGACATAGACGCAGGGATGCGTGACGCCGTCGGTGTACATCAGGTAACAGACCTGCAAAACCTGGACCAGCTTGAAGTTGGCGCTCGACAGGACGACCCCGGACGTCAGGGCGATCACGGCGGCCACCAGGAGCGATCTCGGCCGGGTTCGGTTCATTGTGTCCCCCTTCGCTGGCGGAATTCGGCAAGGCATCGGCCAATCCAGGCCCGGGTTTCAGTTTTCAATCGAAAACAATTATAGGCGCACCGGTACGGACGTCAAGCGGAAAGGGGACGGTCCCCGCGCGCGGTTCCCGGCTTCCTGAGCAACGGGGACCGGCGAAGCCCCCCGAACCGTTCAACCGTCCCCCCCGGCCGGGGGGAGCGGTTTTCGAATCCGACTTCGGCCCTGTTCTCCCGGAGGTCCGGGTGGGAATCTTGTCCACAATCCCATCCAATTGCTTCCCGACGGGTTCGCACTCAAGGCGCCGGGTCGCCCCCGGGGTCGTCCCGCCGGTACTCCAGCAGGTCGCCCGGCTGGCAGCCCAGTTCCCGGCAGAGGGCCTCCAGCGTCGAGAACCGGACGGCCCGGGCCTTCCCCTGCTTGAGCACCGACAGGTTGGCGAGGGTGATGTCCACCCGTTCGGCCAGCTCGGTGAGCTTCATCTTCCGCTTGACCAGCAACAGGTCCAGGTTCACGAGGATGGCCATCGCGCCCCTCACACCGTCAGGTCCTGCTCCTCGCGCAGGGAGACGCCGCGCCGGAACGCCTCCGCCAGCACCAGAAGCACCAGCCCCGCCAGGACGATCTCCGGGCGCACCTCCGAGGCGAGGAAAGCCCACGGCAGCGAGGCGCCCTCCACGGCGATCGACCCCTGGAACGTCCAGAGAACCAGCAGCTTGAAACCGGGGTTGAGGAGGCCGGCAAGGAGGAGGGCCCAGCCGGCCCGGAAGAGGCAGCGAGGGCTCCCCGCCTCGAAGAATCGCCCCTCGCTGAAGTGCTCGAAGAGGTTGGCGAGCTGGATCACCACCACGAAGTAGAGGCCGAGCGACAGGAACAGGCCGAGATAGAGGGTCCCCACCACGAGGCGGGGGATCCTCCGGTAGCGGTAGGAACCGTAGACGGTGTCCAGCTCCAGGCGGGCCGAGCCGTCCCGGGTTTCCACGACCGGGGGAGCGGCCCCCGCGCGAGGCTGGTCGATTTCGTACAGGTTGTCGATTTTCAGCGGGAAGAGCGTGAATTTCGCCAGGTCGTCCGCGTAGCGCAGGGAGAGCGCCATCCCGCCCAGCAGGCAGACGCCCCAGAGGAGCCCCGCCCCGAAAAAGACATGAATGAACCCCTTGACGATCCGCGGCAGCGTCACCAGCCCGGGTTTTGACATTGGAAACCTCCTCGCCGTCCTTTGAGGCCAGTATCGGCGAGAATCAGCTGATTGTCAATAAGAATTTATTGATTTTCGATAATTTTTTATCGCAAGTCGGGATGATTGGCCCTTCAACGTAAAACCGGGGCCAAATCGCGCAAGATCGTGGAGCCGCTCGCACGAAAGCTCCGGCGGGAGCATGATCTGCGGCTCCTGCCGTCTTCCTTGCGAAAATGTTTGAAATGGCGCCTTCCGGCAGAAGGTGCCTACGGGGCGCTGCGCTTTGCGTCGAGCTCGGCCCAGCGGGCGTAGAGGCGGTCGACTTCCGCCTGCGCGGAGGTCGCGGCGTGGTGGAGGGTTTCCAGGCGGGCCGCGTCGGAGGCGATGGCGGGGTCGTGGAGTTCGTCCGTCAGCCGGGCCAGCTCCGCCTCGGCGCCCTCGATGGCGGCCTCCATGGCGTCCCACTCCTTCTGCTCCTGCCAGGAGAGCCGCCTTGCCGGCCGGACCCTCACGGGAACCGCCGCCGCGGCCGCTTCGGCCGTCTCGCGCCGGCGGGCGGCGCGCCGCTCGCCCCGGTCGGCCTCGAACTGCTCCCGGTCGGCGTAGAGGGCGGCGCCCCCCTCGCCGTCGAGGCCCATCACCGCCGTGCAGACCCGGTCCATGAGGTAGCGGTCGTGGGTCACCAGGACCAGGGCCCCGGGGAAGAGCAGCAGGTTCTCCTCGAGGACCTCCAGGGCGGGCAGGTCCAGGTCGTTGGTGGGCTCGTCCAGGAGCAGCACATCGGCGGGGCGCAGCATGAGCCGCGCGATGAGGACCCGGGCCCGCTCGCCGCCGGAAAGGCTCCCCACGGGCTGCTCCAGCTGTTCCTCCCGGAAGAGGAAGCGCCGGGCCCACCCGATGACGTGCACCGACCGCCCCTGGTACACCACGGCGTCGCCGTCGGGGGCCAGGGCGCGCTTGAGGGTCCACGCCGGGTCCAGTTCGTCGCGGTGCTGGTCGAAGTACACCGCGCGGAGGCCCTCCGCCCGCTCCACGGTCCCGCCGTCCGGCTCGAGCGCCCCCGCCAGCAGGCGCAGGAGGGTGGTCTTCCCCGACCCGTTGGCCCCGGCGAGGCCCAGCCGGTGACCGGGAGCCAGGGCGAGGGAGAGGTCGCCCACGACGGTCCGCCCGCCCAGGGATTTCCGGAGGCCGCGGGCCGCCAGGAGCCGTCGGGAGCGCCGCTCGGTGGCCGTGAAGGCGATCCGGAGGGCGGCGCCCTCCCGCCGGCCGTCCATCTCCGCCAGGCTCTCCACCAGGTCGCGGGCGGCGTCGGCCCGCGCCTTCGACTTGGTGGTCCGGGCCTTGGGCCCCCGCCGCAGCCACGCCACCTCCCGTCGGACGGCGTTGGCCAGGGCGTCGCGCTCCCGGTCCTGCGCCCGGAACCAGTCGTCCCGCTTCTCCAGGAACGCGCTGTAGTTCCCCGGGCTGCAGAATAGGCCGTCGGGGTAGGCGGGGTTGAGTTCCATCAGGTGGGTGGCGGTGTTCTCCAGGAAGTAGCGGTCGTGGCTCACCGTGACGCTGGCGAAGCGCGCGGAATGGAGGACGGACTCCAGCCACTCGATCCCCTCCACGTCCAGGTGGTTGGTGGGCTCGTCCAGCAGCAGGAGGTCGGGCCGGGAGGCCAGGGCCGCGGCGAGGGCGAGGCGCTTGCGCCCGCCGCCCGAGAGGGACGCCGCCGGGGCGTCGGGGTCGGGCAGCCCCGCCTGGCCCTGGAAACGTTCCGCGTCGCCGGGCTCCCGGGCCGCGGCCTCCAGGACCGACCGGACGGTGGCGCCGTCCGGGAAGGCCGGCTCCTGGGCCACGAAGGCGGCCCGCGCCAGCTTCCGGCAGGCCACCTCCCCCGCGTCGGGAGGCTGACGCTGGGCCAGGATCTCCAGGAGCGTGCTCTTCCCCGCGCCGTTGGGCCCAATCAGGGCGTGCCGCTCCCCGTCCGAGACGGTGAGGGAGAGGTCGCTGAAGAGCGGCCGCGCGCCGAACTGTTTCGATATCCCGTTGACGGACAGCAAAAGGGCCATGGGGTCTCTTTCGGAAAGCCTCGATTTCCTGCCGGCGGCAAGGAGGTCTATCTTAGACCGGATCCGGCGGCTGTCAAGCCTCGATACCGCTTTGGGCTCCCGGGAGAAATCGGATGACTTGCGGCGAAGGGATCGCGCAGGGGGAAGGAAACCCGGCAGGATGTAAAGTCGGTTCCCGGTGGTCCCGGACGTCCCCTGGAGATAGCGGGGGTAGCCCCTGATCCGCCCGTCGGCGACGTTGACGCCCTCCCGCCCAAGGGTTAATCGAAATCTCCGCAGTCCGTAAAGCACTTTCTGAAAAGTGACACGGTCGTAAAAAGCCCGGATGAGTGTTAAACTCTCGTCCGGCACCGCAGCGTGTGCGGCGGGGCTCCCGGCCGCGCCCGCCTGCGGCCAAACCACCCCGAGGAGGGCGACATGAACGACCCCGACCGGATCGCGCCGGGCGACGACCTGGCCCACATCGGGCGGACACGCTCCCTGACCAGTCACCCGCCTTCCACGGAGGGGTCTCCTTTCCCCCTCGAGATCGTCCAGGGGCCGGCCCGATCCGACTTGGGGACCCTCGTGGTCCCCGGCCTGGTCCGGAACCTGTCCGACCGCTGGGTCGCCGTGTCCCTGCGGGTGCACCTTTACGACGGGGGCGGGCGGGAGCTGAATGCCACCCTGTCCACCGGGCGGCCCTTCACCGCCACCCCGCTCAACTTCACCCTGCCGCCCTTCGGCAGCGGCCCGTTCCTGGGGGTCACCGACGAGTCGGACGTGGAGGGCCTCGCGGCCTCCTGCCGGCTGACGGTGTACAGCTGCGAGGAGGCCCGGCGGCGACCGCGGGCGGAACTGCGGGACGTCGTCATCGAACTAGGCGACGACGCCCGGGCCACCGGGCTTTACGTCAACACCGGGAACGAGGACTGCCTCTACCCTTCCGTCGTCGGGGCGGGGTACACCGCCGACGGGGCGCTGTTCACGGCGGACGTGACGGCGCTGGGAGACGACGAGGGGAACGCGCTCCCGGCCCTGCCGCCCGGCCAGGCCCGCCCCTTCGTCTTCAGCTTCTCAACCCTCCTCGAAACCGGCATGCTGACCCGGCTGGAGCTGGTGCCCGGCTACGATTCGAAGACCGTGTGATGGGTGAACCCCGTCTCATGCCGGGCCATTCGACGGGGAAACGGGCCCGGGGTCGAGCGGGCCCCTCCCCGGTGACGCCGCCTCCCAGGCCTCCCAGAACGGGCCCCCCAGGGAGTGGATACGGATGTGGCCGCGCTCGGAGAGGGAGTTGAGGATCTTCGTCCGCTCCTTCTGGTACTGGCCCATGGGGTAGAAGTCGAGGATCCCGTTCTCGAAGAGGATGGAGGTGCAGCGCTCACAGGGCTCGATGGTGGTCACCGAAACCGTGCGGATCGACCGGGGGCGGTGCTTGCGCGTCACCTGGCGATAGAAGACCTCCCGAATGGAGGCGTCGTGATAGTAGCCCTGGTAGCAGTCGATCTCGGCGCACGGCGAGTAGCACAGGCGGTCGTCCTTGGCCCCGTAGCGTCGCTTGTTGCAGAAGCTGCGGTCGCAGCTCCAGTCCATCAGCCCGCTCTTGAACCCGTTGTACCCGACGGAGCGGATCTTTCCCGGGGCATTGTTCCCGCCGTCCCCGGAGCGCTCCTCCTCCTCGTCGTCGTAGAGGTCCAGCAGGACCGCGCCCACCTTGCGCTTGAGGCAGTTGGCCCGCAGCCGGGAGAGGATGGCCACCAGGCCGGCGAACTCGATCTCCGGGACCTCGGGGTGGATGCAGACCCTCCCCTGGAAGGGGTTGGACCACGGCCCCGCCCCCGGGTCCCCGTCCTCGACGGTCTGCGAGAGGTCCTCCGGGGACCAGAAGCCCTCCGGGACCCTCGCTTCGGGGGCCATCCGGGCCACCAGGGAGCGGTAGTCCCAGAAGCCGTTGGGCACTTTCTCCACCCGGGGCCGGTCCCCCATGATCCGCAGCACCTCCCGCTCCACCGGCCCCAGGGAGCCGTGGTAGTACAGGATCTTCCCGATCTGCCGGTTTTCCCCCTGCAGGAGCAGAAAGCGCTGGGGCGCGCGCAGGGTCAGCAGCACGCCGCCCCGGGTCATGGAGATCGGGAAGTTCAGCAGCAGGGAGGAGCCCGTGATGTACTCCGTGCCCATCTCCCGGCTGTTGTAGTCGAAGCCGAGGATGTGGCTCTGGTCGCCGCCCGAGAGCAGCACCGCGGCGTCGCCCCGGGGCGATCGCTTCGCCATGGCGAAGAGGATCAGCATGAGCAGCTCGATCTTGCTGGGGCGGCCGATCCGGTTCCAGGGCGTCGGGTCCGGGTCCTGGCCCACGGCGCAGCGCTGGTGGTAGGGAACGATGCCCCCGAAGGCCTCGAGGGCGTGAAGGGTCTGGTAGATCTCCTCGCGGGCGGCCTCGTAGCGCGACCCCGGCGCGAGGCCGCAGAGCATGCGGTAGCCCTCCTCGTTCTGCCGCTGCAGCAGCTGGTGGAAGGGGTAGTAACCCTGTTCGTCCAGGAGGGCATTCATGTCCCGGAACGGGTCGGCCTTTTCACCGGTCGTCATGGTCACCTCGCCTGAAGTCATTGTCGGGCGGCAACCGGGTACGTCCGCCTCGCCGCTTTGAAACCGGAGCGCCCTCGCGCTTCGCCCCGCCTGCCGCCTCCGGTTGCCCCGCCCGCTCCCTGTCCTTTCCGTCCTTTGGGTCGTTTTGGTCCTTTCGTCCTTTAGCGACCGCTCGAGGCCGCTCGGAGACCCGCCCCCCGGCACCGGGGCAACACCACGCAGCGCTTCACCCCAGGGAACCTCACTCGTCCAGGGGGAACAGGGAGAGCTGGTGGGGGTGGGCGGCGGGGTGCGGCGCCTCCGCCGCCGCCGGTTCTTCCGCCCCCAGGTCCTCCGGCGAGGGTGCCGCGCTTGCCCGGGGCGCTTCCGGGGCCCTTGTTTCGGCCGCATCGGGGGCACCGGCAAGCGCGGGGTTTT
It includes:
- a CDS encoding ABC-F family ATP-binding cassette domain-containing protein, which codes for MALLLSVNGISKQFGARPLFSDLSLTVSDGERHALIGPNGAGKSTLLEILAQRQPPDAGEVACRKLARAAFVAQEPAFPDGATVRSVLEAAAREPGDAERFQGQAGLPDPDAPAASLSGGGRKRLALAAALASRPDLLLLDEPTNHLDVEGIEWLESVLHSARFASVTVSHDRYFLENTATHLMELNPAYPDGLFCSPGNYSAFLEKRDDWFRAQDRERDALANAVRREVAWLRRGPKARTTKSKARADAARDLVESLAEMDGRREGAALRIAFTATERRSRRLLAARGLRKSLGGRTVVGDLSLALAPGHRLGLAGANGSGKTTLLRLLAGALEPDGGTVERAEGLRAVYFDQHRDELDPAWTLKRALAPDGDAVVYQGRSVHVIGWARRFLFREEQLEQPVGSLSGGERARVLIARLMLRPADVLLLDEPTNDLDLPALEVLEENLLLFPGALVLVTHDRYLMDRVCTAVMGLDGEGGAALYADREQFEADRGERRAARRRETAEAAAAAVPVRVRPARRLSWQEQKEWDAMEAAIEGAEAELARLTDELHDPAIASDAARLETLHHAATSAQAEVDRLYARWAELDAKRSAP
- a CDS encoding VCBS repeat-containing protein, which codes for MRTLTARRFLLWASVAVGSAAATPGTCSAADWRLVTLRQISLQSFCDGSRHPCLVVSGGGLNDQAVFVVGADAATEERAFEIALAALGDGFRAVIDFQPSSACPGLYYTPTVVIQAVGVPGDPHHLALAGAANPTAGAGGALTVTAINQYGKTATGYAGDKTLVFSGAAASPDPVTPPAVTDRNGTDVPFGSGTVLTFTDGRATAALTLYKAGPAVVQADDGSLSTGSDPGRALAVTVGPAAASRLRWSPPPVTPVTTGLTWPAFGVETADPWGNRTADTGEVTLTPSAGTLGGTPVRTATAGLAVFDDLSFAAAPADLTVTATFGALTPADAGVVVKTLDPAVADFNFDDVSDVLWRNDTSGALSGWLLAPAGVTGSFFAGSAPGPDWRVAGLGDIDGDGRADILWQSGTTGDLVLWFESASGCLGDTWLGAVGSDWQIGGLSDADGDGRADLYWRHVPSGTVSLWLLDGNGYRAPGNIGRVDSTDWKVTGVADFDADRKGDLLWRYAPTGELSVWYVDETGYRGGLGLGTVDPAWKVIGLGDADGDGRADLFWRHENTGDLSLWFMDAAGVKGAGYLGGIADPDWQVAGIGDFDGDRRSDVLWRHAPAGALGVWYVDAGGYAGSASLGTVDPAWKTQNHALFAGGQ
- a CDS encoding helix-turn-helix transcriptional regulator, with product MAILVNLDLLLVKRKMKLTELAERVDITLANLSVLKQGKARAVRFSTLEALCRELGCQPGDLLEYRRDDPGGDPAP
- a CDS encoding DUF2975 domain-containing protein; its protein translation is MSKPGLVTLPRIVKGFIHVFFGAGLLWGVCLLGGMALSLRYADDLAKFTLFPLKIDNLYEIDQPRAGAAPPVVETRDGSARLELDTVYGSYRYRRIPRLVVGTLYLGLFLSLGLYFVVVIQLANLFEHFSEGRFFEAGSPRCLFRAGWALLLAGLLNPGFKLLVLWTFQGSIAVEGASLPWAFLASEVRPEIVLAGLVLLVLAEAFRRGVSLREEQDLTV